In Novipirellula caenicola, a single genomic region encodes these proteins:
- a CDS encoding OmpP1/FadL family transporter → MKIRNRRARQTHLSKKWWAIPLFAALFAAPADAAGTISNALSAREAGRGGTNLGFGDNGVILHDNAAGMLGLVGDGCCDSSYLDIGGVALFTDLSYSDDDNPTTDAADNPTGLGYFMMARRWNEDIVLGFGAFAPAGFASDYDLQGPATLPGNHTYKSFGALVRILPGISVRMTERWTVGATLGTAVSHVEIEGPYYLNSGPLRGTPTILDIQATGAALSWSCGSQYALTDRTTIGVNYQSKNEFEADGKAAVDITPLGRSYYDVEFGLTWAQSVGIGIMHQVDSCQRIGLDFEWEDWSSAYDNANLVFTNPTNPVFESVAGPKIDEVFPLQWKNALIVSAGYERDLDDHRTVRLGYRYQDNPIPAATTSTYLQTTLQHHFSAGYGFKHSGWEIDTAYQFAFAPDVHTGTSTYPGGDFSNATVSTQTHMVFVSAMRRF, encoded by the coding sequence GTGAAGATTCGGAATCGGCGTGCGCGGCAAACGCATTTGTCAAAAAAGTGGTGGGCAATTCCATTGTTCGCCGCGCTGTTTGCGGCTCCCGCGGACGCGGCGGGGACGATTAGTAACGCGTTGTCCGCACGCGAAGCAGGACGCGGCGGAACCAATCTCGGCTTTGGTGACAACGGCGTGATCTTGCACGACAACGCAGCCGGGATGCTAGGTCTGGTTGGCGACGGCTGCTGTGATTCGTCATACCTTGATATCGGCGGTGTCGCACTGTTTACGGACTTGTCCTACTCGGACGACGATAACCCCACCACCGATGCGGCCGACAATCCGACCGGGCTCGGCTACTTCATGATGGCTCGTCGCTGGAACGAAGACATTGTGTTGGGCTTTGGTGCGTTTGCCCCAGCGGGATTTGCATCAGACTACGATTTGCAAGGTCCGGCGACGCTGCCCGGCAATCATACCTACAAATCCTTTGGCGCGCTGGTTCGCATCTTGCCCGGTATCTCGGTTCGCATGACCGAGCGCTGGACCGTCGGGGCCACGCTTGGCACGGCGGTAAGTCACGTCGAAATCGAAGGCCCTTATTACTTGAATTCCGGACCGCTACGTGGCACACCCACGATATTGGATATCCAAGCCACCGGGGCGGCCCTCTCTTGGTCGTGCGGATCTCAGTACGCTTTGACTGATCGCACGACGATCGGCGTGAACTATCAGAGCAAAAATGAATTCGAAGCCGATGGCAAAGCGGCGGTCGACATCACGCCACTGGGACGCAGCTACTATGACGTCGAGTTTGGCTTGACGTGGGCTCAATCGGTTGGCATCGGGATCATGCACCAAGTCGATTCTTGTCAACGGATCGGGTTGGATTTCGAATGGGAAGATTGGTCCAGTGCCTATGACAACGCGAATCTTGTCTTCACCAATCCAACCAATCCCGTTTTCGAGAGCGTCGCAGGCCCCAAGATCGACGAAGTTTTTCCCTTGCAGTGGAAAAATGCCTTGATCGTCAGCGCGGGATACGAACGCGACCTAGATGATCATCGAACCGTTCGGCTGGGATATCGTTATCAAGACAATCCGATTCCCGCGGCGACCACGTCCACCTACCTGCAAACCACGCTACAGCACCACTTTTCAGCAGGTTATGGATTCAAGCACAGTGGATGGGAAATCGATACCGCATATCAATTTGCGTTTGCACCGGACGTGCACACCGGGACAAGTACTTATCCCGGTGGTGATTTTTCCAATGCCACCGTCTCGACGCAAACGCACATGGTGTTTGTCAGTGCGATGCGTCGATTCTAG
- a CDS encoding HD domain-containing phosphohydrolase — protein sequence MKLTSKTTHILVVDDDPIAAETLRHALSYFGYSTAVASDGVEALRYVRTGKYRMVISDVEMPNMNGIDLCREIRSRNSCDYTYVILLTGRCDTESVVEGLDAGADDYIAKPFSPSEMLMRIRAGERLLLQESRELMIFALAKLADSRDNETGSHLERIREYCRLLCVELSTWPKFQETIDGIYIQSIYETSPLHDIGKVGIPDRILLKPGKLTPEEFAIMTQHAKIGGDTLRSVVDAHPESTVLQMAYQIAMTHHERWDGSGYPNGLAGEQIPLCGRIVAVADVYDALTSERVYKPAFSHDKAVEVIKEGSGSHFDPDMVTAFLKLEDEFAKIKENLNDSLETEDSEFLPLIKTSSTPSWALQIN from the coding sequence ATGAAATTAACTAGCAAGACGACTCATATCTTGGTCGTCGATGACGATCCGATCGCCGCCGAAACGCTGCGTCATGCGCTGTCGTATTTCGGATACTCCACCGCCGTCGCCTCCGACGGGGTCGAGGCGCTGCGGTACGTTCGTACCGGCAAGTATCGAATGGTGATCTCGGACGTCGAAATGCCCAACATGAACGGCATCGATTTGTGCCGCGAGATTCGTTCTCGCAATTCGTGTGACTACACCTACGTCATCTTGTTAACAGGACGTTGCGATACCGAAAGTGTGGTCGAAGGGCTCGATGCCGGCGCCGATGACTACATTGCCAAACCCTTTAGTCCGAGCGAAATGTTGATGCGAATTCGCGCGGGCGAGCGGCTATTGCTGCAGGAAAGCCGCGAATTGATGATTTTTGCGCTCGCCAAGTTGGCCGACAGCCGTGACAACGAAACCGGCAGCCACCTCGAGCGAATCCGCGAATATTGCCGATTGCTATGCGTCGAACTTTCCACGTGGCCCAAGTTCCAAGAAACCATCGACGGGATTTACATTCAATCGATCTACGAAACCAGCCCGCTGCATGACATCGGCAAAGTGGGGATCCCTGACCGCATTTTGCTGAAACCGGGAAAGTTGACGCCCGAAGAATTTGCGATCATGACCCAACACGCAAAGATTGGGGGCGATACGCTGCGTTCGGTTGTCGACGCACATCCCGAATCGACCGTATTGCAGATGGCTTATCAAATTGCGATGACGCATCACGAGCGATGGGACGGAAGCGGTTATCCCAACGGTTTGGCGGGCGAGCAGATTCCGCTTTGCGGCCGGATCGTCGCCGTCGCCGATGTGTATGACGCTTTGACCAGCGAACGTGTTTACAAGCCAGCGTTTTCCCACGACAAGGCCGTCGAAGTGATCAAGGAAGGTTCAGGATCGCATTTTGATCCCGACATGGTCACCGCCTTCCTGAAACTTGAGGACGAGTTTGCCAAGATCAAAGAAAACCTGAATGATTCTCTGGAAACCGAAGATTCCGAGTTTCTGCCGTTGATCAAGACATCGTCCACGCCATCGTGGGCGTTACAGATTAACTAA
- a CDS encoding Hpt domain-containing protein, whose amino-acid sequence MTTTEPSMPIIDREQLIQRMMGSAEMAKRMLSRFVETSRNECDLIESTVRMGDKSSLASLAHRHKGTAQTMASARVAQVAAALETRAHCDETSELLAMVDELRSLHGEVRNFLHDEFSESVPAVRGEQK is encoded by the coding sequence ATGACCACTACCGAACCATCCATGCCAATTATCGATCGCGAGCAATTGATCCAGCGAATGATGGGAAGTGCAGAGATGGCAAAACGGATGCTTAGTCGATTTGTTGAGACGTCGCGAAACGAATGCGACCTGATCGAATCCACGGTTCGGATGGGAGACAAAAGTTCATTGGCCTCGCTGGCCCATCGACACAAAGGAACGGCTCAAACCATGGCGTCCGCTCGCGTGGCTCAAGTGGCTGCGGCGCTCGAAACACGAGCACATTGTGATGAAACCTCGGAATTACTCGCGATGGTTGACGAACTGCGCTCACTGCATGGCGAGGTCCGAAATTTTTTGCATGACGAGTTTTCGGAGAGCGTTCCTGCGGTCCGTGGAGAACAGAAATGA
- a CDS encoding YgiQ family radical SAM protein, producing the protein MQLPVIDHSSSNPPAPAMSRDYLSDLAAGGRVPTGPVAARPLPMSMKEARERGWDELDIVFVTGDAYIDHPSFAMAILGRTLEAAGFRVGIVSQPDWRSCEPWTTFGRPRLFFGISAGNMDSMINHYTANKKVRNDDAYSPGGKIGLRPDRATLSYCQRAREAYKGVPVIAGGVEASLRRLAHYDYWSDKVKRSILLDSKADLVAFGMGENAIVEIAKRLDAGEDVKSLRNMLGVAYALGASESDAVPQDALTLPSFDEVTRDKVAFAEATRIIHNETNPHNARPLVQQHGTQTVVCNVPQQPISEAAMDQIYGLPYTRRPHPSYKEPIPAYEMIKNSVTIMRGCFGGCTFCSITAHQGRIIQSRSKESILGEIAKMTEDKSFKGVVSDIGGPTANMYQMNCTKPEVEAVCRRQSCVHPKICKLLGVDHTPVIELMRESRNLPGIKKVLVASGIRMDLARTSPEYLKELTAHHVGGKLKVAPEHVDAGVLNKMRKPKNDDFEHFTDIFKEESKRVGKKQFIVPYFIASHPGSDVRAMIELALFLKRNGYKPDAVQDFIPAPLDIATTMYYTELDPFTKKPVYIAKAMKERKMQRALMQFFKPENYFEVREALRSVGRTDLISDGCDGLIPSKPPQEAIRARRQDANKRFRGDYVHTIAKPGATGGGEQKKGSKKKRRDRKSTGYRPDRRGAN; encoded by the coding sequence ATGCAGTTACCGGTTATTGATCACTCCAGCAGCAACCCGCCCGCTCCTGCGATGTCACGCGACTACTTGTCGGATTTGGCCGCAGGAGGCCGTGTTCCGACGGGCCCCGTCGCTGCGCGTCCGTTGCCGATGAGCATGAAAGAGGCTCGCGAACGTGGCTGGGACGAACTGGACATTGTCTTTGTCACCGGCGATGCGTACATCGACCACCCCAGCTTTGCGATGGCCATTCTCGGCCGCACGCTCGAGGCAGCCGGTTTTCGCGTCGGCATCGTCAGCCAACCTGATTGGCGATCGTGCGAACCATGGACCACGTTTGGTCGTCCACGTTTGTTCTTCGGCATCAGCGCCGGAAACATGGACTCGATGATCAACCACTACACCGCGAACAAGAAGGTTCGTAACGACGACGCCTATTCGCCCGGCGGAAAGATCGGCTTGCGACCCGATCGCGCGACGTTGTCGTATTGCCAACGCGCTCGTGAAGCCTACAAAGGCGTGCCGGTGATCGCGGGCGGCGTCGAAGCCTCGCTGCGCCGCTTAGCCCACTACGACTACTGGAGCGACAAGGTCAAACGATCGATCTTGTTGGACAGCAAAGCCGACTTGGTTGCCTTCGGCATGGGCGAAAACGCGATTGTCGAGATTGCCAAACGACTCGATGCCGGCGAAGACGTCAAGTCGCTGCGGAATATGCTCGGGGTAGCTTATGCACTTGGCGCGTCAGAATCGGACGCGGTCCCCCAAGATGCATTGACGTTGCCTAGTTTTGACGAGGTCACTCGCGATAAGGTGGCGTTTGCCGAGGCGACGCGTATCATCCACAACGAAACCAATCCGCACAACGCGCGACCGCTGGTCCAGCAGCACGGTACACAAACGGTGGTCTGCAACGTCCCGCAACAACCGATCTCGGAAGCGGCGATGGATCAAATCTACGGACTGCCATACACCCGACGTCCTCATCCAAGTTACAAGGAACCAATTCCTGCGTACGAGATGATCAAGAACTCGGTCACGATCATGCGTGGTTGTTTCGGGGGCTGCACGTTTTGTTCGATCACGGCGCACCAGGGCCGGATCATTCAATCACGCAGCAAAGAATCGATCCTTGGCGAGATCGCAAAGATGACCGAGGACAAATCGTTCAAAGGGGTGGTCAGCGACATCGGCGGTCCGACCGCGAACATGTACCAGATGAACTGCACAAAACCTGAGGTCGAAGCGGTTTGTCGCCGTCAATCATGTGTGCATCCCAAGATCTGCAAATTGCTGGGCGTCGATCACACACCGGTGATTGAATTGATGCGAGAATCTCGCAATCTGCCTGGGATCAAGAAGGTGTTGGTCGCCAGCGGAATCCGCATGGACTTGGCCCGCACCTCGCCCGAGTACTTGAAGGAGTTGACCGCGCATCACGTCGGCGGCAAGCTCAAGGTGGCACCGGAGCATGTCGACGCCGGCGTGCTAAACAAGATGCGGAAGCCCAAGAATGACGACTTTGAACACTTTACGGACATCTTCAAAGAGGAATCGAAACGGGTCGGCAAGAAGCAGTTCATTGTCCCCTATTTCATCGCGTCGCATCCTGGCAGCGACGTGCGAGCGATGATCGAGTTGGCATTATTCTTAAAGCGTAACGGTTACAAACCGGACGCGGTGCAAGACTTTATTCCTGCGCCGTTGGACATTGCGACGACGATGTACTACACCGAATTGGACCCGTTCACCAAGAAGCCGGTTTACATTGCCAAGGCGATGAAAGAGCGGAAGATGCAGCGGGCGTTGATGCAGTTCTTCAAGCCCGAGAATTATTTCGAAGTCCGCGAGGCGTTGCGATCGGTGGGGCGGACCGATTTGATCAGCGACGGTTGCGATGGATTGATCCCCTCGAAACCTCCGCAAGAAGCGATCCGAGCGCGGCGTCAAGACGCCAACAAACGGTTCCGAGGCGACTACGTGCACACGATTGCCAAGCCAGGTGCAACGGGCGGCGGCGAGCAGAAGAAGGGCAGCAAGAAGAAACGCCGCGACCGCAAGAGCACCGGTTATCGCCCTGATCGCCGCGGCGCAAATTAA
- a CDS encoding ferredoxin family protein produces the protein MISAIERAAYTVVVSRGQSRNPQKRAIEQQLADAAAKIDGVDVLVVPHLYDLPKTSESYQQLSQIEGDLIVFSWIYSRAAHWVLDRNGVRGQLVETELGESHADESDDEAQQAVNGQASDAEDTDDGVDRVATLYPRPDRKIHCIGLKLAGDAEPYLNELKRIVGQPTTDESSPQSLPIIGGKLVEVEEQTSRRWYPVIDFSRCTNCMECVDFCLFGVYGVDAAETILVEQPDNCRKGCPACSRVCPENAIIFPQHKAPAIAGAQVEGDEGFKIDLSQLFGAPAGSDDPIATAARERDEQLLLAGRDTVGIDDQLLKRQQQHAAKPKDQLDRLIDSLDDFDL, from the coding sequence CACCGTTGTTGTCTCGCGAGGCCAATCGCGGAACCCGCAAAAGCGGGCGATCGAACAGCAACTTGCCGACGCGGCCGCGAAAATCGACGGCGTCGACGTGTTGGTCGTTCCTCACCTGTACGATTTGCCGAAAACGAGCGAGTCGTATCAGCAGTTGTCGCAGATCGAGGGCGATTTGATCGTCTTTTCGTGGATCTATTCGCGTGCGGCCCACTGGGTTCTCGATCGCAACGGCGTCCGCGGCCAATTGGTCGAAACGGAACTGGGCGAGTCGCATGCGGATGAGTCGGATGATGAAGCCCAACAGGCCGTCAACGGGCAAGCGAGTGATGCGGAGGACACCGACGACGGCGTCGACCGCGTCGCGACCTTGTATCCGCGACCGGACCGCAAGATCCACTGTATCGGCTTGAAACTCGCAGGCGATGCCGAGCCGTATCTCAACGAGCTAAAGCGGATTGTGGGTCAACCGACCACGGATGAATCGTCCCCACAAAGCTTGCCGATCATCGGCGGAAAATTGGTCGAGGTGGAAGAACAGACATCGCGGCGTTGGTATCCCGTGATCGACTTCAGCCGCTGTACGAACTGTATGGAGTGTGTCGACTTTTGTTTGTTCGGCGTTTACGGTGTCGATGCCGCCGAGACGATTTTGGTGGAACAGCCCGACAATTGCCGCAAGGGTTGTCCTGCGTGCAGCCGCGTCTGTCCCGAGAACGCGATCATTTTTCCTCAGCACAAGGCGCCTGCGATCGCCGGTGCCCAAGTCGAAGGTGACGAAGGCTTCAAGATTGACTTGTCGCAATTGTTCGGTGCTCCCGCTGGCAGCGACGATCCGATCGCAACTGCCGCTCGTGAACGCGACGAGCAGTTGTTATTGGCAGGCCGTGACACCGTTGGCATCGACGACCAATTGCTCAAACGTCAACAGCAACACGCCGCCAAGCCGAAAGACCAACTCGACCGCCTGATCGATTCCTTGGACGACTTCGATCTGTAG